TTATAGTAACAATATACATAAACGATGAAGCTATAATTCCTACTCCTGATACAGAGCTAGGTTATGATGATAGTATAGCAGTATTAGTAAAATCAGAGTATTTAGAAGAAGTTCGTCAATATTTCACAGTGGATAATGCTAATATGAATGATATTGAAGATATTGATGATATATCTAACATTGATGAAATTGAAGACATAGATGATGTCGATGACATAGATGATATGGATGATATGGAAATTAATGAATATAATAATTTTTAACAGGAAAAATAATTCAAGGGGCAATTAATTATGTCTGTATCTAAAATTATTACATTATCTAATTTTTTAAGAAAAGAGGGTATGCTAGTTAGTATACGTAGTACTATAACTGCTAGTAGAATATGGGAAGAATATCATGAACTAGCAGATTATGATGAATTAAAACTAGCTATTAAATGTATTTATGTGAAAAATAAGGAAGATTCATATAAATTTGATAATATTTATGACCAATTATTTAAGAAAGTACGTCCAGAAAAAAAGAAGAACAATGAATCACAGCATATTAAAAATAATGAAATTAGTTCTTCAGAAATGCCCTCCTCCAATAATCAATTAGTTCCAGAACAAGAATCTGTAGAAAATAAGGCGCTGATTAAGGATAGAAAGAAGCAGAAAGTTGTAAATGACAAGCTTACTAATGATAGTATTGCTAGTCTTGATGAATATGATAAACGTGTCTTTGATATATGTCAAAGATTAAGTAAAAAAATAGCTAATCAAAGATCTAAACGTAAAAAAAGACATACTTCTCATAATATTAACATGCCTGCTACTATCAGATATAATTTAAAAAATGGTGGACATCTAGTTACTTTAATTCATCAAAAGCCACCTATGAGAAAAACTAAACAGATTTTTTTAAGTGATATCAGTGGTTCTTGTGAATGGATAAGTACATGGTTTTTTGCTATTTTATATGGTTGTTATAAATCATTTGATAAAATTACAGTATATGATTTTGATAATAAAATTGTTGATGTTACTCCTACTCTTGGCTCTGAGTTTAAGAATGCTCATGAGATTAACTTTGCACATCAAAAGTTAGGTGTTCGTCCCTTTGGTCAGTCAGATATGACAAATTCTTTTAAGGAATTTCTAGACCAGGCCGAGTTAAATAAGCATACTGATGTTATTTTATTAACTGATTGCCGCGACTGGAATGGTAAACGGGAAAATGGTGTTTTAGAAAGTGCAGAGGTTTTACACCAGATTGTTATTAAATCTAGGAAGGTAATTATTTTAAATCCTGAGAAGAAGATTAGGTGGAATACTCCTACTAGTTGTGTCAGTGAATATGAAAAGGCTGGTGCTGTTGTTTATGAGGCTGGTACTTTAAATCAATTTGCTGATGTTATTAGTCAACTATAAATAAGAAAAAACAAGTATTATATTAATACATATAAATGTATTCATATAGGAGATTTTAATGGTCAATGAAAAAATTTTAACTTTATCATACTTTTTACGAGAAAGTGGTATGAATGTCAGTATACGTAGTACTATCCTAGCATCAGATATATGGAATCAATTTTACGGTCAATTTGATTCTGATGAATTGAAGTATGCTCTTAAATGTGTGTATGTTAAAAGTAAAGATGATCTTGCTAGATATGAACGTGCATATAATTACGTTTTTGTATATAATAAGAAAATCGAGAGCAATAATCATGACCAAGATCATATAGACATAAAATCTAAGAAAAACCATGATGATTCTAGTAGTGAGAAGAATAAAAAACCTGTTAAAGATACTACACGGGAAACTATTATTCGTAGAAGATTGAAAATGAAAGAGAATGTTGATGAGTCTATACTTGATGATGAATTTATTTCTCTTGACAATATTGATTACAGAGTATTTGATGTATGTCATGATTTTAGTAAGAAGGTGGCTAATCGTAGGTCTATAAGAAAGAAACGACATAAGACTAAAGGAGTTCATATTCCTCATACTATTCGTAAAAATCTTAAGAATGGTGGTCATCTTATAAACTTAGTTCACCAGCATCCTCCAATGCATAAATCCAGACATGTATTTCTATGTGACATTAGTGGTTCCTGTGAATGGGCAGCCACATGGTTTTTTTCATTATTAACTGGTTGTTATAGGACTTTTGATAAGATGTCCTTATATGATTTTGATAATAGGATTATTGATGTTACACATGCTCTTAAGTCAGATTATAAGAATTCCTATCAGGTGAATGTAGGTCTTCAATCTCTGGGTTTAAGACCAAGAGGTCATTCTGATATGACTAAGGCTTTTAATGAGTTTCTTAAGGATGCTAATTTAAATAAGCATACTGATGTTATTTTATTAACTGACTGCCGTGACTGGACTGGTAAACGTAAGAATGGTGTTTTAGAGAGTGCTACTGTACTGCATAGAATTGTTATTAAATCTAGAAAGGTAATTATTTTAAATCCTGAGAAGAAGATTAGATGGAATACTCCTACTAGCTGTGTTAAAGATTATCAGGAAGCTGGAGCTACTGTTTATCAGACTAGTACTTTAAGAGAATTTTCTGATGTTATTGAAAAAATATAAAAAATAGTGTTGGGGTTTATTATATGATTTATTTGATTATTTTTTTTTAAATTCCTAATAAATTGTATATGAATGACATGTCAACATTATTTGCGAATAAGTCACCTAGTTGATTGTAGTTTACTCTTTTTGATTCCTTAAATTCATCCTTTGATGTGATACCTAATGGCTCTAATCCTTTATTTATTCTTAGCTGGTCTGTGAAGTTTCGTCTAAATTCAAAGTTATGGAATATACCATGGAAGTAAGTTCCGCATATATTGTTTTTTATAGCTCCATCAAATTGACCTGTTTTATCATTACCGTTTCCTTTTTCTACTTTTATGAATGGTTTTGCATCGTTTAGTATTGTTATTCCTTCGTGTAGTTCATATCCGTTTACTACTGTTCCTTTTTTGAATCCTAGTGAACTATCGTTTATTATTGTTCCTCTACTTTGTTCTACTACTTTATTTATTTGTCCGAATTCTGTTTTTATATCTAGTAATCCCAATCCATCAACTGACCCATATTTTGATTCTGAGCAGTTTTTATCTATGATTTTCTTGGATAGCATTTGATATCCACCACATATTCCGAAGACTGGTATTTCTTTTGATACTTCTTCTATGTAGTCGAATGCTCCTGATTTTTTTAGTTCTACTATGTCATTTACTGTGTTTCTTGTTCCTGGTATGATTAGAGCATCTAAGTTGTCGAATTTATCGTAGATATCTACTAGTTTTATTCCTATATCTTGTTCGTAGTCCAGTGGGTCTATGTCTGTGAAGTTGGATATTCTTGGAAGTCTTAGTGTTCCTATGTTTATTTTCTCATTTTCACTGAAGTGGTGTGTTGATAGTGATGCTGAGTCTTCTTCTGGTAGATTTAGTGTTTCATCATATGGTATTATCCCTATTATTGGTATATTGGTCAGTTCTTCTACTTTTTTTATTCCGGAGTCTAGTACTTCTGCGTTTCCTCTGAATTTATTGATAATTACTGCTTTGATTCTTTTTCTGTCTTCCTCAGGTATTAAGAAGTATGTTCCTACAATTGATGCAAATACTCCTCCCTGATCTATGTCTGCTACTAGTATTACGTCTGCATCTGTCATTCTTGCTATGAGCATGTTTGCCAGGTCTTTATCATACATATTTATTTCTGCTGGTGAACCTGCTCCTTCTATTATGGTTATATCATAGTCCTCTTTTAGGTATTCTAATGATTCTTTTATTGCTTTGATTGCTGGTTGTCTGAAATTGTTTTGGTATTCATCAAATTGCATGTTTCCTGCGGGTTTTCCTTGGACTATTACTTGTGATGTGAAGTCTTCTTTTGGTTTTAGAAGTATTGGGTTCATATTACAGTTTGGTTCTATATCTGCTGCTTCTGCTTGCATTACCTGTGCTATGGACATTTCGTCATTATCTATTGTAGTATAAGAGTTTAAAGACATATTTTGTGATTTGAAAGGTGTTACTCTGTAACCTTTTCGTGATAGTAGATTACATAACGCGGCCACAGTTAGGGTTTTACCTGCATTTGATGATGTTCCTTGAAACATTAGGTATTTCATTCTTCTATTCCTCATTTATTTTTTGTTTAGTGATACTATTTTTGTAATGTTGTTTGATTTAATACTATGGTAAATTTTAAAATTTATTAATTATTCTGTAACTTTTTTTTGATAATGTTAAATTTTTTAGTGTCATTGTCTTTAAAAAAAAAGGTACATTTTAAATACCTTAGGTTACTTAAATATATATGAATAATTTAAATAATAGAACATAATATTATAGTATAGAAGAAAAAATAATTCTAACAAAAATAATATAAAAAAAAATCTAAAAAATCATATGAAAAAAATTAATTCCGAAGGAGGATTAATTATTGACGGATACAAATAATGACGAAATATACGAAGAGGAATCAAGCATTAATAATGATGATTTAAAACAAGATGCTATTACAGATAACAAAATAGAAACAGATACAGATACATCTAAAACAGAAGAAAATGCTGAAACAACAGAAGAATCAAGAAAAGAAGAAATCAAAGAATCAAACTACGATTTAAGTGACCACATAGTATCTGATATCGATCCCTCAAAATACAAAGATACAGAAGACATAGAAATCCCACCAAAATTAATAGATCAAATCATAGGACAAGAAGAAGCAGTAGAAACAATCAAAAAAGCAGCAAAACAGAGAAGAAATGTACTATTAATTGGTGAACCTGGTATAGGAAAATCAATGTTAGCAAAAGCAATGGCAGAACTATTACCACCAGAAGACTTACAAGATATACTAATATATCCTAACGTTGAAAATCCTAACAATCCACTAGTAGGAGTAATGCCTGCAGGTCAAGGAAAAAAAATAGTGGAAAATGCTAAAAAACAATTCAAAGGTCAGGAAGAAAGAAAAAATATCCTGACAATAGCAATCATAGCACTAATCATGGCTATAGGATTTGTAACAAATCAATTCCTAACAGCAATTATTGCAGTTGGTATAGTATTCTTTGCATTATATCAGATAAAACCAAAAAGTCAACAATTAGTACCAAAATTACTAGTTAACAATGAAAGCAAAAAAGTTGCACCATTCATTGATGCAACAGGAGCACATGCAGGAGCATTACTAGGTGATGTAAGACACGACCCATACCAATCTGGAGGACTAGGAACACCAGCTCACGAAAGAGTAGAAAGTGGAATGATACACAGAGCAAACAAAGGTGTATTATACATAGACGAAATTGGTACAATGAGTATGAAAACACAACAAGAACTACTAACAGCACTACAGGAACATAAATATCAAATCACCGGACAAAGTGATACCAGTAGTGGTGCAATGGTAAGAACAAATGCTGTTCCATGTGACTTTGTATTAGTAGCATCAGGTAACCTCGAAGTACTCGATGACATGCACATAGCATTAAGATCAAGAATAAGAGGATACGGTTATGAAATATTCATGAAAGACAGCATGAAAGATACACCAGAAAACCGTGAAAAACTCGTACAATTCGTAGCACAAGAAGTTAAAAATGATGGCAGAATACCCCATTTCTCAAAAGAAGCAGTAGCTGAAATAATCAAAGAAGCACAACGTAGAGCAGGTAAAAAAGATGCATTAACACTTAAACTAAGAGATCTTGGTGGTCTAGTAAGAGCAGCAGGTGACGTTGCAGTAGAACAAGGAGCAAATGAAGTAACAGTAGACCATGTATTCGAAGCTAAAAAACAATCCAGAACACTAGAACAACAAATAGCTGACAGATACATAACACAAAGAAAACAATACAGTGTATTCTCCAATCAGGGTGCAAAAATTGGTTGTATCAATGGTTTAGCAGTAATTGGAAACTCCAGTGGTATAGTATTACCTATAGCAGCAGAAGCAGCACCATCTCAAAGTAAAGAAGAAGGTAAAATTATTGCAGCAGGTAAACTTGGAGATATTGCAAAAGAAGCAGTGCAAAACGTTGGAGCTATCATTAAGAAAAGTATTGGTAAAGACATATCCAACTATGATATACACATACAATTTGTACAATCCTATGATGGAGTTGAAGGAGACAGTGCAAGTGTATCCATGGCTACAGCAATCATATCAGCAATAGAAAACATACCAATTGACCAAACATTAGCATTAACTGGTTCATTAAGTGTTCGTGGAACCGTACTTCCTATTGGTGGAGTAACCTACAAAATTGAAGCTGCTGCTGAATCTGGAATGAAAAAAGTTCTTATACCAGCATCTAATGTTGATGATGTATTAATTGATAAAAAATACATGGAACAAATTGAAATTATCCCTGTAAAAACATTGACAGATGTTCTAGAAGAAGCACTTGTAGGACCTAGAAAAGATGAATTTATCAAACAACTAAAAGAGAACCGTCTTGACAAAATCAAAGATATGATTCCAAACACAAATGATATTATAAGTTCTAAACCATCAAAATCCAATAACTAGAAGTTTATACTTCTATTCTATTTTTATTTTTTTATTAATGTATTAATCCTATTTTTAGATAACACTAAATAGTAATAATTAAAGATTTATGATTAGAGGAAAATTATTCTTTTTTCAATTAAAGTAAGATTAGCATTAAGAGGATTATTTATATCAAAAGTATTAATAAATAAGGAAATATATTAAAATTAACTGATTTATGACAATGAAAAATAATACGCCAGTATTATTTAGTTTAAATATCACTTCTAATAATGATGAAAAAAGAATGATAAAACGGAAAATTATTATTTAATATAAGGAGAGAACCCAATTATGGATAAATTAAAATTCAAAGATTTAAATATATCTCCAGAGATACAGAAAGCTGTTAAAGACATGGGATTTGAAGAAGCATCACCTATACAATCATTAGCGATACCTAAAATATTAGATCATAAAGATGTTACAGGTCAAGCACAAACAGGTACTGGTAAAACAGCTGCATTTGGAATACCATTATTAGAGAATATTGAAAGTGAAAATAACAATTTACAGGCAATAATACTTTGTCCTACAAGAGAGTTAGCAATACAAGTTGCTGAGGAATTAAAGAAATTATCTAAATATCTGCCATCAATAAATGTATTACCTATTTATGGTGGACAGCCTATTGACAGACAGATAAAAGCATTAAGAAAAGGTGTTCAGATTATTATTGGTACTCCTGGAAGAGTAATGGATCATATTGACAGGGGTACTCTTGACTTAAGTACAATTAAAACTGTTATTCTTGATGAAGCAGATGAAATGTTAGACATGGGATTTAGAGAAGATATAGAATATATTTTAGAAGATATTCCATATGAAAGGCAGTTCCTGTTATTTTCTGCTACACTTCCAGAGGAAATCCTTCAACTAGCAAAGAGATATCAGAATAATCCTGAAATAGTTAAAGTTACACAGCATGAACTAACAACTCCTGATGTTGAACAGAAATACTTTGAAGTTAAAGAGGATATGAAACTAGAATTATTATCCAGATTACTCGATTTATATGACTTTGACTTAGCATTAGTATTCTGTAATACTAAAAGAAAGGTTGATAAACTTGTAAGTCACCTTCAAATAAGAGGTTATCTAGCTGATGGATTACATGGTGATTTAACTCAAAATCAGCGTGACCGTGTAATGGACAAGTTTAAGAAGGGAAATATTGAAATTCTTGTTGCTACTGATGTAGCTGCACGTGGAATTGATGTTAATGGTGTTGAAGCAGTATTTAACTATGATATTCCTACAGATAATGAGTATTATGTTCATCGTATAGGTCGTACTGGACGTGCTGGTAAAACAGGTAAGGCTTATAGTTTTGTATCTGGACGTGAAATATATCAATTAAGAGATATTCAGAGATATGCTAAAACTAAGATTGAACAAGCACCAATACCATCACTTACAGATGTAGCTGAAGTTAAGAAAGATAATTTCATTGATGACTTAAAAAAGAGAATTAACACAGAGGACATATCTAAAGAGGTTCATATCATTGAAAGACTTGTAGAGGAGGATTATAATTCAATTGATATTGCAGCCACACTACTTAAAGGTATAATGGATGAGAATAAATACAAGGAAGAGGAATTTGGTGATACTGGTGCTCATGAAGGTTTTGTAAGATTCTTTATGAGTGTTGGTAGAAAACAAGATATTACTGTGAATGTTATTATTAATTCTATTCATGAGAAAACCGGACTCAATAATCGTCAAATAGGTAATATTGATATCTTTGATAATTTCTCATTTGTTGAAATTCCTGTTGAAAATTCATCTGATTTCTATAGATTCATGGGTGACACTCATATTGAAAATAAACGAGTTCACATTGAACCAGCAAGACCTAGAGAAAAATCTAAGAAAAGAAACTCTGATAAGAAACGTTTTAACAGGCATAATAAAAAAAGTAACAAATTTAATCCTCATCATAAAAACAATCGTAGGAATAACCATGATAAGGAAAGAAGTTCTCCTAAAAACTATAAAGATAAAGATTAATACTATTTAATCTATTATCTAATTACTATTTTTTTAAAAAAAAAGAAATGTTATAATGATTTTAAATGATTAGCTATTGTTTTAGCCACGCTTATATGTGCAACTTCACTTTTTAGTGTATTTGTTCCTGTTACAGAATTTGCTCCAGCTGCATTTATTTTTAGTATTGCATCGTTAACTAGTACTGGATGTACACAAACAACATCTACTGCTTTTGCACCTTGTCTTTTTAATATATCTATTGCATTTACAATAGTTCCCCCAGTACTTATTATATCATCTACAATTATAACACTACGGTTATCTACTGTGATACTTTTAGTTTTTGTTTTTACTTTTTCTGGTGATAATCTAACTTTTTCTAAATAATCATAATCCGTATTTAGTATTCTTGCTATTTCCTTTGCAAAGTTTTCTGCGCCCTTATCTGGTGCTAGTATTACTGGTTTTTTATCTGAATAATTTTCTCTGATATATGCTGCTATTGCAGGCATTGCTGATAGATTATCTACTGGTATATCATATAAATCACATATGCTTTGTTCGTGTAGGTTTATAGAGATTACCCGTTTTACGCCCATTGTCTGTATTAATTTTGCAATTGCTTTAGCTGAGATACATTCTACTTCTTTGAATCTGCGTTCTTGTCTGCTGTATCCTAGGTATGGTGATACTAGTGTTATATCTGTTACATTCATATCTCCAAGAATATCGAGTATGAAAAATAGTTCCATCATGTTTTCATCTTGAGGATATCCAGTTGATTGAATTACTATCACTGGTTCGTCTTCTGGTATTTCATCTTTTATTCTAAAGTATCTTTCTCCATCAGGAAATTTTCTTGTTTCAACAGAACATAGTTTATCATCCAGTTCTCTTGCTACTTCTGCAGCTAGAGCTTGAGATGCTGATCCTCCAATAATCACTTAATATTACTCTCCTTAAAAATCTAATATAATAAGTACTATTCATAATTGTATTTAATTCTAGAATTATTTATTTTCCTAGAAAAAAATGCGTTATCATAATCTAATTAATACTTATGAATTTCATTTATAAAATAGTATCTTATTTTTATTAGTCTGTTAAGTGATGACTGATAGTTCGGATAAACAAAAAGTTTATATTAATTACCAATATATTAGTATATGTTGATATATTGATTTTAATAATTGACAAAAAATCGACAACAAGGAGTAAGTATACTTTTATTATTTTATTATTACAGATAATTGAGAAACCATCATGAAAAAATAAAGTAATTTTATAATATTATACTTACAAATATAAATAGTGATAAATAAATTCAATTTTAAAAAAATAATTATATAAAAAATATTTAAGTAATACTGATTTAAGTAATACTAAAAGATAATCGGAGTTAGCATATAATGCATGAATTATCTATGGCAAATAGTATGGTAGAAGCAATACTCGATACTGCAAAGAAAAATGATGCAATCAGTGTAACAGAAGCAGTACTGGAAGTTGGAGAACTAACCATGCTAAACCCAGAACAACTAAGATTCATGATGGATGTACTAATAAAAGATACCATCATGGAAGATGCAGACATAATCATTAACATGATTCCTATTGAAATAGAATGTGAAAAATGTGGTTTCAAGGGTATAAGTGAAACAGATGAAAATATGGATCATTTAATGGCTGTAGCTACATGTCCAAAATGTGACAGTACAAGAGTACATGTTATCCAAGGACAAGAATGTAATATTAAAACAATAAAAATAGAAAGAGAAGATGAAAATGCATAACGTAGCAAGCATAGAAGTAGAACAAGATATTATTCAAGCAAATGACCAAATAGCATTTGATAACAGAAAAAAATTTGATGAAAAAGGAGTATTTACCGTAGACCTTGTAGGAGCAGTAGGTTCAGGTAAAACAGCATTAATCGAAAAATTAATCGATGAAATGGATGATGACATCGGAGTAATTGCTGGAGACATTCTAAGTAAATTTGATGCAAAAAGAATTGAAGCAAAAAAAGTACCAGTAAAAGGATTAAACACTGGAAAAGAATGTCACCTAGACGCACATCTAGTCGAACACTCACTAGAAGACGTACCACTCGATGATATTTCCGTATTATTCATCGAAAATGTAGGAAACCTCATCTGTCCAGCAGACTTCAAAATAGGTGCACACGTAAGAACAGTTATTATCAGTGTAACCGAAGGAGATGACACAGCAGAGAAACATCCAATGATTTTCAAAAATGCTGATATGGCTATAGTTAATAAAATAGACATAGCTGATGCAGTTGGAGCAGATGCTGATAAAATGGTTAACGATATAAAAACAATCAATCCAGACATCCCAGTAATTAAATGTAGTATAAAAACTGGTGAAGGTATTGATGAAGTTATAAAAACCTACAAAGACTTCCAAAGCAAAAGACTCAATGCAAACTAAATTAAACTATTTAAAACATTCAAATAAGTAAATAAATTAAATTTACTTATTCTACTTTTTTTATAATAACAAAAACTTTATGAGGAGCAACAACAATGAAAATATGGATTGATATTGTGAACACGCCCCACGTACGATTTTTTAATGGAATTATTAAAAAATTAAAAGCAGATGGGCATGACGTTCTAATAACTGCAAGAGATTACTCTAATATACATGATTTATTAGATATTTTTGGATTAGAATATACTTCTATCGGTAATCATGGTGTTACACTCGAAGAAAAGTTATTATCAAGTACAAAACGTGCATATGAACTATCAAAATTCATATCAAAACAGGACATTGATGTTGCTATCACTAAACATTCAATTGAATTACCTAGAGTCGCTTTTGGACTAGGTATACCCAACATATTTATTCTTGATAATGAGCATGCTGTAGCAGCAAATAAATTAACATTACCACTGACAAACAAACTAATTATACCCGAAATATTTGATGTATGGAATACTATTAAATTTGGAATGGATCCCAACAATATTGTCCGATATAATGGTACCTGTGAAGTTACACACCTAGAGGACTTCAAATATAATGAGAATATACTTGAAGATTTAGGAATAAAACTTACTAAAGAACATGTTATATTAATGAGACCTGAACCCTCATTAGCATCATATTTAGATACAGATTGTACAAAGTCCGTGCTAACACCTATCATTAATGAGTTAAAAGATATTGCAGATATACTTGTAATCCCACGGTTTAAAGCACAGAGTGATATATTTAAGAACATACCTAATGTTCAAGTTATAAAAACACCTGTTGATACTTTTAGTCTAATGAAGAGAGTAGATCTTGTTATTGGTGCTGGTGGTACAATGAATAGAGAAGCAGCTCTTTTAGGAACCCCTGTTATATCATGTTATCCTGGAAAACAATTATCAGTAGATACATATTATATTGAAAAAGGTCTGATGAAAAGATCAACAGATTTAAATGAAATTATCGCATTATCTAAGGAGTTATTAGAAAATAAACATGTGGATAGACACGTTGAAACTGATAATCTTATAGATCTAATTGTTAATGAAATATATAAAACATACTCTGAAAACAAGAATAATTAATTTAATACATTATTATTAAAATGGACTAGTCGGGAGTTGAACCCGAGGCCTTCGCCATGCCGAGGCGACGCTCTACCAAGCTGAGCTACTAGCCCTAGAATAAGATAGTTATATTATTATTTTTCATAATATATATTTCTTATCATAATTTAATAATTAATGATAAAAGTAAGAAGTGATATGAAATGGCAGACTTAGAAGAAATTATTAAAACACGTAGAAGTATACGAAAATATGCTGATAAAGAAGTAGAAGACGAAAAGATTGAAAAAATATTAAAAGCTGGAATGCAGGCACCAGGCAGCAGATTAGGTGCAGAACCATGGGAATTTATTGTTGTTAAAAACAGAGAAACCATTGATAAATTAGGTGAAATCAAACCACGTGCTAAAGATGCACAGGCAGTGATTGTATTAGTAGCAAATATTGATTTATCATTCTATAAAGATGCATGGCAACAGGATATGAGTGCAGCTGCAGAAAACATGTTACTTGAAGCATGTAATCTTGGATTAGGTGGTCTCTGGAATGGAGTTGCTCCATGGCAGGATATTATGAATCCTATAGCAGAAATATTTGATTTACCTGAAAATGTAAGACCATTCTGCTTAATTACTTTAGGTTATCCTGGTGAAGGACAGGAAAATAAATTTATGGATAAATTCCATGAAGAAAGAATTCATTATGAAAAATACTAATAATAAATAAATATTCTTTTTATTATTCTCTTTATTTAATATCCGATTTTATCATACTGTTTTTTGAAAATTATTAATGATGTTTTCTTGACTTATTTTAACATAATTATTAATAAAATAAAATATTAATATAATTATAGTAATTAATTGAATTATACATTCAACAAACAATTAAATTC
This genomic interval from Candidatus Methanosphaera massiliense contains the following:
- the hypB gene encoding hydrogenase nickel incorporation protein HypB, with translation MHNVASIEVEQDIIQANDQIAFDNRKKFDEKGVFTVDLVGAVGSGKTALIEKLIDEMDDDIGVIAGDILSKFDAKRIEAKKVPVKGLNTGKECHLDAHLVEHSLEDVPLDDISVLFIENVGNLICPADFKIGAHVRTVIISVTEGDDTAEKHPMIFKNADMAIVNKIDIADAVGADADKMVNDIKTINPDIPVIKCSIKTGEGIDEVIKTYKDFQSKRLNAN
- a CDS encoding ribose-phosphate diphosphokinase; translated protein: MIIGGSASQALAAEVARELDDKLCSVETRKFPDGERYFRIKDEIPEDEPVIVIQSTGYPQDENMMELFFILDILGDMNVTDITLVSPYLGYSRQERRFKEVECISAKAIAKLIQTMGVKRVISINLHEQSICDLYDIPVDNLSAMPAIAAYIRENYSDKKPVILAPDKGAENFAKEIARILNTDYDYLEKVRLSPEKVKTKTKSITVDNRSVIIVDDIISTGGTIVNAIDILKRQGAKAVDVVCVHPVLVNDAILKINAAGANSVTGTNTLKSEVAHISVAKTIANHLKSL
- the hypA gene encoding hydrogenase maturation nickel metallochaperone HypA, with the translated sequence MHELSMANSMVEAILDTAKKNDAISVTEAVLEVGELTMLNPEQLRFMMDVLIKDTIMEDADIIINMIPIEIECEKCGFKGISETDENMDHLMAVATCPKCDSTRVHVIQGQECNIKTIKIEREDENA
- a CDS encoding nitroreductase family protein, whose translation is MADLEEIIKTRRSIRKYADKEVEDEKIEKILKAGMQAPGSRLGAEPWEFIVVKNRETIDKLGEIKPRAKDAQAVIVLVANIDLSFYKDAWQQDMSAAAENMLLEACNLGLGGLWNGVAPWQDIMNPIAEIFDLPENVRPFCLITLGYPGEGQENKFMDKFHEERIHYEKY
- a CDS encoding DUF354 domain-containing protein, whose protein sequence is MKIWIDIVNTPHVRFFNGIIKKLKADGHDVLITARDYSNIHDLLDIFGLEYTSIGNHGVTLEEKLLSSTKRAYELSKFISKQDIDVAITKHSIELPRVAFGLGIPNIFILDNEHAVAANKLTLPLTNKLIIPEIFDVWNTIKFGMDPNNIVRYNGTCEVTHLEDFKYNENILEDLGIKLTKEHVILMRPEPSLASYLDTDCTKSVLTPIINELKDIADILVIPRFKAQSDIFKNIPNVQVIKTPVDTFSLMKRVDLVIGAGGTMNREAALLGTPVISCYPGKQLSVDTYYIEKGLMKRSTDLNEIIALSKELLENKHVDRHVETDNLIDLIVNEIYKTYSENKNN